A single window of Vibrio gazogenes DNA harbors:
- a CDS encoding HNH endonuclease codes for MSLEYYEDKFRNLNMNTKGNHKSPHKVCMLLAVTELIESGVIAANRIDLNEPLKEAFTRFFNQRRRDTDQNTPENPYFHLKSEGFWHIVYNPGIDPATVKRYSKTAVSHITIDDALFAYLQSRITNTDLKEALNHNLSDLAFLYQQWLVDIGQAPETVERYTRLIASDLSEWLQEQGLANIPVFDMKSYRAFHDLALRFKQSHALQVNDPNLNLFSAVIDSYQQFLKDLTQIDLQQDVAQIDADEHLTTTEKQILRNARLGQGTYRRQLIDLWQGCAVTRYRNTQMLVASHIKPWRDSNNDERLDKYNGLLLLANLDKAFDLGFISFDQHGKVMISKYLQSPATLGIREEMHCTLHREHRKYLDYHRVELFKGF; via the coding sequence ATGTCTCTGGAATACTACGAGGATAAGTTTCGCAATCTCAATATGAATACCAAGGGCAATCACAAAAGCCCACATAAGGTATGCATGTTGCTGGCGGTGACGGAGCTGATTGAAAGCGGAGTGATTGCGGCCAATCGAATTGATCTCAATGAACCGTTAAAAGAGGCATTCACGCGTTTTTTCAATCAGCGTCGTCGTGATACGGATCAAAACACCCCAGAGAATCCGTATTTCCATCTTAAAAGCGAAGGGTTTTGGCATATCGTTTACAACCCGGGAATAGATCCTGCAACGGTAAAACGTTACTCCAAAACCGCTGTGTCTCATATTACTATCGATGATGCGCTGTTTGCGTATCTGCAAAGCCGGATTACTAACACTGATCTCAAAGAGGCTTTAAATCATAATTTGTCTGATTTGGCATTTTTGTATCAGCAATGGTTGGTGGATATCGGCCAAGCTCCGGAGACTGTCGAACGTTATACTCGGCTGATTGCCAGTGATTTGTCCGAGTGGTTACAGGAACAAGGGCTTGCCAATATCCCTGTGTTTGACATGAAGTCATATCGGGCATTTCATGACTTGGCTCTGCGGTTTAAACAGTCGCATGCATTACAGGTGAATGATCCGAACCTGAATCTGTTTTCAGCCGTTATTGATTCCTATCAGCAGTTTTTAAAAGACCTGACGCAGATTGATTTACAACAGGATGTCGCTCAGATTGATGCAGATGAACATCTGACAACCACGGAAAAGCAAATTCTGAGAAATGCGCGGTTGGGGCAGGGAACTTATCGCAGACAACTGATTGATCTGTGGCAGGGCTGTGCGGTGACGCGCTATCGTAATACCCAAATGCTGGTGGCTTCTCATATCAAGCCTTGGCGGGATTCGAATAACGATGAACGACTGGATAAATACAACGGCCTGTTACTGTTGGCGAACCTTGATAAAGCATTTGACCTTGGTTTTATCTCATTCGATCAACATGGCAAGGTGATGATCTCCAAATATCTCCAATCCCCCGCAACCCTCGGTATCCGCGAAGAAATGCACTGCACCCTACATCGGGAGCACCGGAAATATCTCGACTATCATCGGGTTGAGTTGTTTAAAGGATTCTGA
- a CDS encoding type 1 glutamine amidotransferase domain-containing protein has translation MKILMVLTSHSELGNTGEKTGFWLEEFAAPYYSFIDAGAEVVLASPDGGQPPLDPKSDLADFQTEQTHRFKADPAAQQALANTVKLAGIKQEDFDAVFYPGGHGPLWDLTNSQDSIQLIESFERANKPISFVCHAPGVLRHVKAADGTPLIQGRKVTGFTNNEEAAVQLTDVVPFLIEDEFQALGGLYEKGADWAPYVVEDGLLITGQNPASSEAVAQALLKKLA, from the coding sequence ATGAAGATTTTAATGGTTCTGACCTCACATAGTGAACTCGGCAACACCGGTGAAAAAACAGGCTTCTGGCTCGAAGAATTCGCAGCCCCCTACTACAGCTTTATCGATGCAGGCGCTGAAGTCGTACTCGCCTCACCAGACGGTGGACAGCCACCACTGGATCCAAAAAGTGATCTGGCTGATTTTCAAACCGAGCAGACACACCGCTTTAAAGCCGACCCAGCCGCACAGCAAGCCCTTGCCAATACGGTCAAGCTGGCAGGTATCAAACAAGAAGATTTTGATGCAGTCTTCTACCCAGGCGGGCACGGACCACTTTGGGATCTGACCAACTCACAAGATTCGATTCAGCTCATCGAAAGCTTTGAACGTGCAAATAAACCGATCAGCTTTGTCTGTCACGCACCGGGCGTACTACGTCATGTCAAAGCAGCCGACGGAACCCCACTGATTCAAGGACGCAAAGTGACTGGTTTTACCAACAACGAAGAAGCGGCCGTGCAACTGACTGACGTGGTTCCGTTTCTGATCGAAGATGAGTTTCAGGCACTCGGTGGTCTGTATGAAAAAGGCGCAGACTGGGCACCTTATGTCGTTGAAGATGGTCTGTTGATCACCGGGCAAAACCCAGCTAGCTCTGAAGCAGTCGCTCAGGCGCTGTTGAAGAAACTGGCATAA
- a CDS encoding coniferyl aldehyde dehydrogenase: MSVQTSSAQVIAANLDSSDASSFNEMKSILSSMKRAHLKSGPADAELRQDRLLRAIRLLKENRVALSQAMSEDFGHRSTYQSMVADITTSIRALQHAAEHVAQWMAAETIDTEQEGLQARIQPQPLGVVGVISPWNFPLNLSFGPLAGIFSAGNTVMLKPSELTPKTSELVAELVGRYFDPMEFVVVLGDSKIAQQFSSLPFDHLLFTGSTAVGKLVMRAASENLVPVTLELGGKSPVVIAPDADVSTAVARTLTIKTFNAGQICLSPDYILLPQGAEEQLIDAAQQFMRQSFPTLQANTDYTAIISDRHYQRLVELLEDAQQKGARVISLAPDDEVDFSASSRKIAPHLVLDVTEDMAIMQEEIFGPLLPVKTYHDLEDAIDYINQHPRPLAAYYFGESQTQQAQFASQTTSGGLVINDVMTHVTIEDLPFGGVGASGIGAYHGIHGFRRFSHAKPIVIHSPEGPSNLRLRAPYTDKLTQLEEFLAQ, translated from the coding sequence ATGTCCGTTCAAACATCATCCGCTCAGGTCATCGCAGCGAACCTCGATTCTTCCGATGCATCATCGTTCAATGAGATGAAGTCAATTCTTAGCAGCATGAAACGGGCTCATCTCAAATCGGGCCCCGCAGATGCTGAATTACGTCAGGACCGTCTGTTGCGTGCAATTCGCTTACTGAAAGAAAATCGCGTCGCGCTGTCACAAGCCATGAGTGAAGACTTCGGACACCGCAGCACTTATCAGTCAATGGTCGCCGATATTACGACGTCAATACGAGCGCTCCAGCACGCAGCAGAACATGTTGCACAGTGGATGGCAGCCGAAACGATCGACACTGAACAAGAAGGACTACAAGCCCGAATTCAGCCTCAGCCACTGGGCGTCGTCGGTGTTATCAGCCCATGGAACTTTCCGCTGAATCTTTCATTTGGCCCATTGGCGGGTATTTTCTCTGCGGGTAACACCGTAATGCTCAAACCGTCAGAACTGACCCCGAAAACATCAGAACTGGTTGCCGAGCTGGTTGGACGTTACTTTGACCCGATGGAATTTGTCGTGGTGCTAGGCGATAGCAAAATCGCCCAACAATTCAGTTCCCTGCCATTCGATCACCTGCTGTTTACCGGCAGTACCGCGGTCGGCAAACTTGTCATGCGTGCTGCGTCAGAAAATCTGGTGCCTGTCACACTCGAACTCGGCGGTAAATCTCCAGTCGTTATCGCACCGGATGCAGATGTGTCTACCGCGGTGGCAAGAACCCTGACCATTAAAACGTTTAACGCAGGTCAAATCTGTCTGTCCCCGGATTACATCCTGCTCCCTCAAGGTGCAGAGGAACAACTCATTGACGCTGCGCAACAATTCATGCGCCAGAGTTTCCCGACACTCCAAGCGAATACGGATTACACAGCAATCATCAGCGATCGACACTATCAGCGTTTGGTCGAGTTACTTGAAGATGCGCAACAAAAAGGTGCCCGCGTGATCAGCCTCGCCCCAGATGATGAAGTTGATTTCTCTGCGTCCAGTCGCAAAATTGCCCCGCATCTGGTACTTGATGTCACAGAGGATATGGCAATTATGCAAGAAGAAATTTTCGGCCCGCTGCTCCCAGTGAAAACCTATCACGACCTAGAAGATGCCATTGACTACATCAATCAGCATCCCCGCCCGTTGGCCGCTTACTATTTCGGCGAGAGCCAGACGCAACAGGCACAATTCGCCAGTCAAACCACTTCGGGTGGACTGGTCATCAATGATGTCATGACGCACGTGACCATTGAGGATCTACCTTTTGGCGGGGTTGGCGCTTCCGGGATTGGCGCATATCATGGTATTCACGGTTTCCGCCGTTTCAGCCATGCCAAACCAATTGTCATCCACAGTCCAGAAGGTCCATCCAACCTGAGACTGAGAGCACCTTATACCGATAAACTGACACAACTGGAAGAGTTTTTAGCGCAGTAA
- a CDS encoding LysR family transcriptional regulator, which produces MSLARLRTFVEVYRQRSISAAARNLNLTQPAVSQHIAGLEVAVGRKLFTREASGVEPTTAADELAMDIGDKLDAVESALAQARSRSINMEGVLQMIGHADFMAEVIAPRLLPLLQSGIRIRMHAGDGDLVHHMLVEGHCDLGFTAHPVTDKRLRSETVMEAPVMAVAAPEVAARIAQAEDLTQALLNESMLTYNLELSVIDRWLKKNNLHLGSHPPALVSQDLRSLRRLLIEGFGWTVMPDYLCREQIQRGELQQIKAPIADTRLEYYMAWTPSALRQPRIAHARQTLLWALNPQHR; this is translated from the coding sequence ATGTCACTTGCTCGTTTAAGAACCTTTGTGGAAGTTTATCGTCAGCGCTCGATCAGTGCTGCGGCAAGAAATCTCAATTTGACGCAACCGGCGGTGTCACAACATATTGCCGGGCTGGAGGTGGCGGTCGGGAGAAAACTATTTACTCGTGAAGCCTCTGGTGTGGAGCCGACGACAGCGGCTGATGAACTGGCGATGGATATCGGAGATAAGTTGGATGCCGTTGAATCGGCGCTGGCACAGGCGAGGTCGCGTTCAATCAATATGGAAGGCGTGCTGCAAATGATTGGTCATGCCGATTTTATGGCTGAAGTCATTGCACCACGGCTCTTACCGTTGTTGCAGTCAGGTATTCGTATCCGGATGCATGCTGGTGATGGGGATTTAGTTCACCATATGTTGGTCGAAGGACACTGTGATTTGGGATTTACCGCCCATCCGGTGACGGATAAACGTCTGCGTAGCGAAACGGTAATGGAAGCACCGGTGATGGCGGTTGCCGCACCGGAAGTTGCGGCCAGAATTGCTCAGGCAGAGGATTTAACGCAGGCTTTGCTGAATGAGTCGATGTTGACTTACAACCTTGAATTGTCGGTTATTGATCGTTGGTTGAAGAAAAACAACCTGCATTTGGGGAGCCATCCCCCGGCATTGGTCAGTCAGGATTTACGGTCTTTACGCCGTTTACTGATTGAAGGGTTCGGCTGGACAGTGATGCCGGACTATTTGTGTCGTGAGCAAATTCAGCGCGGTGAGCTGCAACAGATCAAAGCCCCGATAGCGGATACGCGGTTGGAATATTATATGGCATGGACTCCCAGTGCGCTGCGTCAGCCACGGATCGCTCATGCTCGGCAAACGCTTTTATGGGCGTTGAATCCACAGCACAGGTAG
- a CDS encoding DUF5989 family protein, which produces MKEVFVELLGFLFSKKSRIILLPFLLVLFLLSGLFVFSSGSSWAPFIYAIF; this is translated from the coding sequence ATGAAAGAAGTTTTTGTTGAGTTATTGGGTTTTTTGTTTTCTAAAAAAAGTCGGATAATTTTGCTGCCTTTTTTGTTGGTTTTGTTTCTGCTATCCGGCTTATTTGTGTTCTCTAGTGGCTCAAGTTGGGCACCATTTATCTATGCTATTTTCTAA
- a CDS encoding SGNH/GDSL hydrolase family protein yields MSSWGRNSLLMLFGVVLALILGEGLVRLATMSQENYVIEMWRYANLLKEKSPDPNIGHQHIPNHSATLQNVTIQINSLGMRGPEPDKTSAHRVAIVGDSIALGWGVEDADSLRGQLERELPTDVDVVNAGIGNMNLNQSVTLWESIGQSLSADTLVVLVTPRSTAQVTTQSPGWLVEHSELAALVSTFIQQIISGKFGKEALLDGYRQQWQSSAGQMVLSQAFNKLQHIQNKTKSHIIIVSIPEMHDFNHYQFSFMGEITQKFAQQYQFEFIDPLPMFQGAPTSSFWVSQNDIHLNKKALGIISGLVAEKMKKEL; encoded by the coding sequence ATGAGTTCATGGGGGCGTAATAGCCTTTTGATGCTATTCGGTGTGGTTTTAGCATTGATTCTTGGTGAAGGTCTTGTACGTTTGGCGACGATGAGCCAAGAGAATTATGTCATTGAAATGTGGCGTTATGCCAATTTGCTGAAAGAGAAAAGTCCAGATCCGAATATCGGACATCAGCACATCCCGAATCATTCTGCGACGTTACAGAATGTTACGATTCAGATTAATAGTCTTGGGATGCGCGGGCCTGAACCAGATAAAACATCAGCTCATCGTGTTGCAATTGTCGGAGATTCTATCGCGCTGGGATGGGGAGTCGAGGATGCCGATAGTCTCAGAGGACAACTTGAACGTGAGTTGCCAACTGATGTGGATGTCGTCAATGCCGGCATCGGCAACATGAATTTGAATCAGTCGGTGACATTATGGGAATCGATTGGACAAAGCTTATCGGCAGATACTCTTGTTGTACTCGTTACCCCTCGATCAACCGCTCAAGTTACAACGCAATCCCCCGGATGGCTGGTAGAACATAGTGAATTGGCTGCTTTGGTCTCTACATTTATTCAGCAAATCATCAGCGGTAAATTTGGTAAAGAAGCTTTACTTGATGGATACCGCCAACAATGGCAAAGCTCTGCTGGTCAGATGGTGTTGTCTCAGGCATTCAATAAGTTACAACACATTCAAAATAAAACCAAAAGTCACATTATTATCGTCTCTATTCCTGAGATGCATGATTTTAATCATTATCAATTCTCATTTATGGGAGAAATCACCCAAAAATTTGCTCAGCAGTATCAGTTTGAGTTTATTGATCCCTTACCGATGTTTCAGGGGGCGCCAACCTCGTCATTCTGGGTCTCTCAAAATGATATTCATTTGAACAAAAAGGCATTAGGAATCATATCAGGATTGGTCGCTGAAAAAATGAAGAAGGAGCTTTAG
- a CDS encoding carbamoyltransferase, producing the protein MTYILGISAFYHDSAVALLRDGEILSAVQEERFSRVKNDDVFPKNAIEWILQQHNVTMAHIDYVVFYEKPFNKFERILETCIRFAPRGYQLFSHAIPIWLKEKLFQKVNLKKQLIEFKGGELWNQKLLFSDHHLSHSAAAFYPSPFESAAILTIDGVGEWATTTVAIGSGQDIRRIKEMSFPHSLGMLYSTITAFLGFKVNSGEYKIMGLAPYGQPVYSTLIKENLVNIKSDGSFRLNMKYFRFATELRMYSSELERLFGISARQPESSLEQVHMDIAASIQEVTDEIFLALARYVRELTGEVNLCLAGGVALNCAAAGKVLKSGVFERIWIQPAAGDAGSALGAAQVCHHLYLQSPRTPASDYMPYLGPAFEQDTALTQLDNMDAEYRLVPDEQLFQLTADALADGKIIAWFQGKAEFSPRALGNRSILADPRVPDLKRELNLKIKYRESFRPFAPVILEEYASEWFDIEGASPYMNFIYTAKDGVNHKLPSVIHVDGTARLQTVSERTNQRFYRLMKQFYEITGCPVLVNTSLNVRGEPMVLSPEDAFNCFMNTEIDMLVIGNIVLDKHQQRSQKYQKYNYELD; encoded by the coding sequence ATGACTTATATTCTCGGTATATCGGCATTCTATCATGATAGTGCTGTCGCATTGCTTCGTGATGGAGAGATTCTTTCGGCTGTGCAGGAAGAACGCTTTAGTCGCGTGAAGAATGATGATGTGTTCCCGAAAAATGCAATTGAGTGGATTTTACAGCAGCATAATGTCACGATGGCGCATATTGATTATGTTGTTTTTTATGAAAAACCATTTAATAAATTTGAAAGAATTCTAGAAACTTGTATACGTTTTGCTCCGAGAGGATATCAGTTATTTAGTCATGCAATTCCTATCTGGTTGAAGGAAAAACTATTTCAGAAAGTTAATTTAAAAAAGCAGTTGATTGAATTCAAAGGCGGAGAGCTTTGGAATCAAAAGTTACTCTTTTCTGACCACCACTTATCTCATAGCGCCGCTGCTTTTTATCCGTCTCCTTTTGAGTCGGCTGCTATATTGACGATTGATGGGGTCGGTGAATGGGCGACAACGACAGTTGCGATAGGGTCGGGACAGGATATTCGAAGAATCAAAGAGATGTCTTTTCCCCATTCTTTAGGCATGCTCTATTCTACCATTACAGCTTTTTTGGGATTTAAAGTTAATTCTGGTGAATATAAGATCATGGGACTTGCACCCTATGGCCAGCCAGTTTATAGCACTTTGATCAAAGAAAATCTGGTGAATATTAAATCGGATGGCAGTTTTCGCCTGAATATGAAGTATTTTCGTTTCGCGACTGAGCTTCGTATGTATAGTTCGGAACTTGAACGGTTGTTTGGGATATCGGCTAGGCAACCGGAAAGTAGTTTAGAGCAGGTTCATATGGATATTGCTGCGTCTATTCAGGAAGTCACTGATGAGATATTTTTAGCCTTAGCCCGATATGTGAGAGAACTTACCGGAGAAGTGAACTTGTGTTTAGCCGGAGGTGTCGCATTGAACTGTGCGGCGGCTGGGAAAGTGCTAAAAAGCGGGGTGTTTGAGCGAATCTGGATACAACCTGCCGCGGGAGATGCAGGAAGTGCATTAGGCGCTGCACAAGTATGTCATCATCTGTACCTTCAATCACCAAGGACTCCTGCGTCGGATTATATGCCCTATCTTGGACCGGCATTTGAACAAGACACAGCTTTAACCCAATTAGATAACATGGATGCCGAGTATCGTCTTGTGCCGGACGAGCAGTTATTTCAATTAACGGCTGATGCTTTAGCTGATGGTAAAATTATTGCCTGGTTTCAAGGGAAAGCTGAATTTAGTCCCAGAGCATTAGGAAATCGCTCTATTCTGGCGGATCCCCGAGTGCCAGATTTGAAGCGAGAACTCAATCTAAAAATTAAGTACCGAGAATCATTCCGGCCTTTTGCTCCCGTGATATTAGAAGAATATGCAAGTGAATGGTTTGATATTGAGGGCGCTTCGCCATATATGAATTTCATTTATACGGCTAAAGATGGCGTGAATCATAAACTTCCATCAGTCATTCATGTTGATGGCACAGCAAGACTTCAGACCGTCTCTGAACGTACGAATCAGCGGTTTTATCGGTTAATGAAGCAGTTTTATGAAATAACGGGATGTCCTGTATTGGTGAATACGAGTCTGAATGTCAGGGGAGAGCCGATGGTTCTTTCTCCTGAAGATGCATTTAACTGTTTTATGAATACAGAAATTGATATGTTGGTTATTGGTAATATTGTGCTTGATAAACATCAACAAAGAAGCCAAAAGTATCAGAAATATAATTACGAATTAGACTGA
- a CDS encoding MBOAT family O-acyltransferase yields the protein MLFQLPVFLLFFSSVLLTVRLVRDNRWQKIILLMCSIFFYAYWNVHYIYILIFYIILGVLSCQLLIQRKKSLALLVIISLIPLMFFKYTDFVLESIGLDMRLGLGLPLGLSFITFTLISMMVDFSRSSKKKFTVLDISLYISFFPHLIAGPILRSRELIPQLSKIKVSWQNIVYNLPLFSVGMIKKVLIADQIGAYVHPIFLNPESNDSVSLLIAAIGFSVQIYCDFSAYSDMAIATAGALGIRFPENFHSPYLSHSLTETWKRWHMTLSFWLRDYIFIPLVRHFRNTLPYMPIFITMLISGLWHGANWNFVLWGGIQGVIMILEKYSGYERFVEANKYVKLLGIIWNFSVWTLLLILFRNPSLDMAMSYYQSLFSFHMDPITSKELGILILIVLTLALHALDSADYVRTKLVKIPFYISVPIMITIILGCSMVAAQRPESFYYFDF from the coding sequence ATGCTTTTTCAATTGCCTGTTTTTTTATTATTTTTTTCATCTGTATTGTTGACTGTTCGGCTGGTTCGTGACAATCGATGGCAAAAAATTATTCTATTGATGTGTAGTATATTTTTCTACGCATATTGGAATGTTCATTATATTTATATATTGATTTTTTACATTATTTTGGGTGTTCTGTCATGTCAGTTGTTGATTCAACGAAAAAAATCACTCGCTCTTTTAGTTATAATTAGCTTAATTCCCTTAATGTTTTTTAAATATACTGATTTTGTACTAGAAAGTATTGGGTTAGATATGAGGCTTGGACTCGGTCTTCCATTAGGTCTTTCGTTTATTACTTTTACATTAATCAGTATGATGGTTGATTTTTCCCGTTCTTCCAAGAAAAAATTTACGGTTTTGGACATTAGTCTCTATATTAGTTTTTTTCCACATTTAATCGCTGGACCCATTTTAAGAAGCCGAGAGTTAATCCCACAGCTTTCCAAAATTAAAGTGTCTTGGCAGAATATTGTTTATAATCTGCCTCTGTTCTCAGTTGGAATGATAAAAAAAGTTTTGATTGCAGATCAGATCGGGGCTTATGTTCACCCTATATTCTTGAATCCGGAATCAAATGATAGTGTTAGTTTATTGATTGCTGCGATTGGGTTCAGTGTCCAGATTTATTGTGATTTCAGCGCCTACTCGGATATGGCGATTGCAACAGCGGGTGCTTTGGGGATTCGCTTTCCTGAAAATTTTCATTCTCCTTATTTGTCCCACTCGCTTACGGAAACATGGAAACGTTGGCATATGACCTTGAGCTTTTGGCTGCGAGATTATATTTTCATCCCTTTGGTACGCCATTTCCGTAATACTTTGCCCTATATGCCGATTTTTATCACAATGTTGATTTCGGGATTGTGGCATGGTGCTAACTGGAATTTTGTTTTGTGGGGCGGGATTCAGGGCGTTATCATGATTTTGGAAAAGTACAGTGGTTATGAACGGTTTGTGGAAGCGAATAAATATGTGAAGCTGTTAGGGATCATATGGAACTTTTCTGTTTGGACACTATTACTGATATTGTTTCGTAACCCATCTCTTGATATGGCGATGTCTTATTATCAATCATTATTTTCTTTTCATATGGATCCCATAACATCGAAAGAGCTCGGTATCCTGATTTTGATTGTATTAACGCTAGCTCTACATGCATTGGATAGTGCTGACTATGTACGAACTAAATTGGTTAAAATCCCATTTTACATATCCGTTCCAATTATGATTACGATTATTCTGGGCTGCTCAATGGTTGCCGCACAGAGACCAGAAAGTTTTTATTATTTTGACTTTTAA
- a CDS encoding SGNH/GDSL hydrolase family protein, with translation MMKKIKYSIALLFFIVLLGLLVDAGSDLLLYARGYYRSVSEKDNFIQNLPKNLDRQKYAKYYDDTRALETYYLPYIGGVIRPGEYGIYKIDEFGRREYSYHASRKQTKSILVLGASQSFGFYNSSDTTLVYYLAELLPEYRIDNYSSPGQEVSQNLANWQRIHNTKDHHYDLAIIVNGPVDYIVEYAKFKNVKVKERDNEIALVSFLRLVKNKIKNIVLKSGYDISLRDMEYYETAIPKKIMSGFEDIIDYGADLNVKTLIFIPPSVWGNEDSMDNIRKNITENEFMNTIARNLSNLSRKNSHVIDMSNIFDDKKELFFIDAGSHLTPNGNKILAQKIARYIKSNDKAFNK, from the coding sequence ATGATGAAAAAAATTAAATATTCTATTGCGCTATTATTTTTTATTGTATTGCTTGGCTTGCTTGTTGATGCAGGAAGTGATTTGCTATTGTATGCTAGAGGTTATTATCGGTCGGTAAGTGAAAAGGATAATTTTATCCAAAATTTACCTAAAAATCTAGATCGTCAGAAATATGCTAAGTATTATGATGATACCCGTGCTCTCGAAACTTATTATCTTCCATATATAGGGGGTGTCATTCGACCGGGAGAGTATGGAATATATAAAATTGATGAATTTGGTAGAAGGGAGTACAGTTATCATGCTTCTAGAAAACAAACAAAGAGTATATTAGTCTTAGGGGCTTCTCAAAGTTTTGGTTTCTATAATTCTTCCGATACAACATTAGTTTATTATCTTGCAGAGCTATTGCCTGAATATAGGATTGATAATTATTCATCACCAGGACAGGAGGTCTCTCAGAATCTTGCTAATTGGCAAAGAATTCATAATACTAAAGACCATCATTATGATTTAGCTATTATTGTTAACGGACCGGTTGACTATATAGTTGAATATGCAAAGTTTAAAAATGTAAAAGTTAAGGAAAGAGATAATGAGATAGCACTGGTTTCTTTTCTACGTTTAGTTAAAAATAAAATTAAAAATATAGTTTTAAAATCTGGCTATGATATTTCATTACGTGATATGGAATATTATGAAACTGCAATTCCGAAGAAAATAATGAGTGGATTTGAAGACATCATAGATTATGGTGCTGACTTAAATGTAAAAACTTTGATCTTTATTCCTCCGTCGGTGTGGGGGAATGAAGATAGTATGGATAATATTCGAAAAAATATAACAGAAAATGAATTTATGAACACTATAGCAAGGAATTTATCTAATCTATCTAGAAAAAACAGTCATGTTATTGATATGTCTAATATATTTGACGATAAAAAGGAGCTGTTTTTTATAGATGCTGGCAGTCATCTGACCCCGAATGGGAATAAAATATTAGCTCAAAAGATAGCACGTTACATAAAATCCAATGATAAAGCTTTTAATAAATGA
- a CDS encoding acyl carrier protein, whose amino-acid sequence MESNKEKIREFVQYLLKKNGQEADVNINDDDSLIESNLFDSLDIAELTLFLEDEYNIYTSSSDNEVFKQIDTINLIEQYIISQK is encoded by the coding sequence ATGGAAAGTAATAAAGAAAAAATAAGAGAATTTGTCCAGTACTTACTGAAAAAAAATGGGCAAGAAGCTGATGTTAATATCAATGATGATGACTCGCTTATCGAATCAAATCTCTTCGACTCACTTGACATCGCAGAGTTAACATTATTCCTTGAAGATGAATACAATATTTATACTTCATCTTCAGATAATGAAGTATTCAAACAAATAGATACTATTAATTTAATTGAGCAGTACATAATTTCACAAAAATAG